Within Sphaerodactylus townsendi isolate TG3544 linkage group LG05, MPM_Stown_v2.3, whole genome shotgun sequence, the genomic segment AGCCATCACTGTACAACCAAGGTAGGGATGGAAGCTGGCTTGCTGTGCAAAAGACCATGTTCATTATCAGAACCCTTCAACAGTACAGCCATTTTTCTTTCACTGATATCATAGCTCACCACACTAAAAGCTATTTTGAGGTGTTCTGTTCCCAGGTGCTTACTAGGAATGCCCAACAATAGTTTCCCAAAAGCCAACTTTAGGTTTGCTGATTACTCCAACAGTCTTCATAATAATTAAGCATGAAGCATTGAGCCAACATCAAGGGCAGATTACCACATGCACGCAGAGTTTCCTGAAGGCACAGCCTCAGCCAATGAAAATTCCCTTCAGCCACGCCTAATTTGTGCTCACTGATCAGGCTAGTAGAACACAGATCTACCTTCCCCATTGACATTTGAGAACTGGTAGGATCAACTGCTCAAAGAACCAGAAGAGCAATTCCTTATCAGGCACTTCTCTGGAGCACAGTAAGAGCCTCTCTAGTCCAGCTCCCCTTTTATTGCTCAGATGTGGTAagctgaacatcaacaccatatCCTGTGCTACCAATAGCTCCCAGCATGACAAAGTATTTAGAGGTGAGCATTTTTGCTCTTATTTGGAAGTTAGCCCCACTGAAGCCATTCCAGCCTCCTTCAAAGTTAACTGAGCCTACTAAGACCAGGCTGAAATTTACAATTGAGGAAGTCCTAGCTGACTGTATAGATTTTCAAACATCACCTTAATTCTAAGACAAGCTGCTAGCACTGCTGCACAATTTATTTGACCAGTCATATTGGTTGGAGGTGGGCACAGCACATTCAGAGAAGTTATGCTGCAAGACTGCGAATGGCTACCCCCACGTAGGCCAGGCACCTGGAGACTTTCAAGATGAAACAGGGGTCCAATTTTGCAACTATGTATCCAAAATGAGAATGCCATCCATACCATCATACAATACAatgatgagagagaaaaaaagagacccCCATGCCAGTGCATTGAACAATTTTAAAGAACATTCAGGTGCAGACGTTACATGTCACATGTTCTATCATGCAATCCTGTTTCAGCCCAAACATAGATCAAGCCTCACAAAAGTTACTTACCTGACTCCAACCTCCACGGTATACAAAAGGAAGGACAAAAGATACACTTGTAAGTAACACTGTCGCCATCATTAACATCCGATGGACCTAtggttaaatatattttaaagatatttaaaatattttaaagatatttttccatttttaattatGAGCAGCATTTTAAGCACTTGTGCAAAATTGGGGGAGGGACCTTCCACCAGAATGCCATGTTTGCTAAGACtatattttgctttttcttcctcaCCTGAAACCaaatctcttctccaaacaacAATGAATGGGACCAAACTGGCTTGAAGAATCGGGCAACAATGACACCAATGTTAACTGTGGTCATCCATGCGACAAACATCAATGCACctgaaaagacagaaaataaGATACATCCAAATGCTGTAAGGTACAGGTTTGGACAGACTGCAGTAAGAATAGAAAAGCAGCAGGAGAGAGAACATTCAAGTTAGATGGGCCTCTCATTAGTTTGGACAATTGGAAGCCAAACCTACACATTTTGTGCTTGACTTCCCACCCTGAGGTATAATTCTCTATCCTTAGAACATGTGGCGAAGATGCACTCACAGCCAATAACAGCGCAGGACTCACTCTAAGGGAGGGGGTGGCGGGCAGTGAGCAAGAACACCAGCAGGCAAGCAAGTGGGCTGGCAGAGGGGACATGAGGCTGGTGGCGAGTGAGAGGGccagcaggcaagcaagcaagctggtgtgggggggagtgggcgGTGGCGGGAGGCATCAAGTGAGAAGGTctacagggggtgggggcaagtaGCAAGCAAGAGGGCTGATGGGTGAgcaagcatgctggcaggggagagggGTAGCCAAATGGAAAGCGAGGAGTAGTTCAAAGGGGAAGTACAGCTGGCATGGACGGGcaagggggaagaaaggcaggaaaggtTGCCCCCCGGGGTGGATGCCCTTTCCCCACCAAGTTTTCTAGCAGTCATTGTATTTCTTAATTCAATGGATTTTTTTGCCAGTTTCAAATAAAAGAGAAGGCACACACAACAAGATCAGGAGAACCCTAGAGCATTTAAAAGAGGGACAGGGATTGTTGGAAACTTTCCTCAAGCACTTTCCAGTTTTTCTGGTCAATCAGGAATTAAAACCTTTCCCCTGAGGAAACTGACTACCGAGCAAGTGTACAAAGCCAGAACATTTCATGAATTCTCTATGTCCATTTAACCATTTAAGAATAGGGTCTCACCAGACAGGCTGAGAATCACTGGACAATAGAAACCAAATCCTATCTACCATAAGCAAAAATAGAGTCGTTATTTTACCATGTGCCTTGATGAGGAATGGAGAGCGGGATCCCCCAATATCTTCTGGTGAGCCTGTAACATTGTATTTCCTGTTGGTCATCAGTGGCTGTCTGTGATGTTTACGGATGGCAccatctggaaaaaaatacagtgCAGATTATATACAAGTACTGGAAACTGAGGGACAGGAAGAATCACCTTGCATCACTTTAGCTGAACTGTGTGTCTATGGCAAAGGAACTACCCATATTTCCCATGTATGCCCACTATCTTCTCTATGGCAATATGTaagtcaaagaaaaagaaaaaacacttaATTCTAGACAGATGCAGCACTGTTTTCTGATCAATATACATCTACAAAAACATATTTGGTGAAtgctaaaatacaaaaatactaaTAGCCTCCTGTAAAgtagaaaatataaaatgttctCTTATATTTCAGCAATGCTCATTTGTGTCCTACACTTGGGAACAAAGACATAAATAGAAAAGGGCGTAAATTCAACGTATAGATATGCTAGTGCAAGAAAAAAGGCTGCCTAAGAAATCTGGCTTCTCAGAAAAAGCTGTATTTTCAGATGTTGCAGGTAAGAAATGGAATAGTATTGGTATGATCTCAGCTCATATGCATAAGGCCATAGAGAACATCTTTAATTTGTATTCCTTGACTAGGAAGTGTAAGagtggagaaaatgaaaacagattaTTTTATCTACATCACTATCCGAATTTGCAGTCCATAAATAACATGGATCTATAGGGACACACAAAAAAGAGTTTTGCTTTTTCCTTATCCAAGTAACAAACAAATTactaacaatgtattgtcgaaggctttcacggctggattcaactggttgtggtgggttttctgagctgtgtggctgtggtctggtagatcttgttcctaatgttttgcctgcatctgtggctggcatcttcagaggtgtatcacagagagaagtctgtcacacactgtgccacacagcccagaaaacccaccacaaccaaattacTAACAATTTATCTTCCAATTCAATCATTATTTGCTGATCCCAGGACAagaaatacattcattttaataatATTACAAGAATTGTTTTGCTAAATAACAACCAAAGTCTACCTAACCCTGCAATCTTTTTCCAATTATTGCCAACAAGTTTCTTCTGAAATGAAGCCCACAGTCGTCTCCAGCATGTAGATTTTAAGGACATCTAGATCTGCTTGTTACAGTTTCCACATTTATACTAACAAACTCAATAACTTTAAATAAAAAGACAAGACATCAACAATCCATAATGTGTAGGGACAATTTATTAAGGATAAACATTTGACTAGACAATGTACCTTCACTAACTTCACCATCTGCCAGAAATATGTAGTAGTCTGCATCCAAATTAAATCTTCCTTGAAAAGCAGAAAGATGAATTTTTCTTTGGAAAGAACACTGAATAAGGCCATCAGCCAGCCTCCACGACATTTCTTCAAGGGCATTCTGAGAAACAGTCAGTGAAAATTTAGCATCATGTTAGTTCATGTCTAAAAAACTTAAATGGGAGCTAAGGCTCAGTGGTGTAGCATCATGTAACATAACAAAAAAGATTCTGCATTACGGGAAGAGTTGGAAGGAAAAAAGTCATGAAGAGAGAATTAAAACCCATAACACATTCACACATGTCAAATCCAGACCATGCATGTGAAcccaatatgtatttttaaaaatacatgaagtTTACATAAGCAGAAAAAGGCAGAGATGGATAAGCCTCCCAGTCACCACGAATACAGCTGTCATAAGCATACAGTTATGGTTGAAATAGTTATAGTTATTGAAATACATTTTAGTCAAGTATAAAATGTATTACGAATGGGGCAAAAGAAGCACCAGAAGTATCAATGGCCTTTATAGCAACAGAACTGATTACTGATATCCCTATATGAACGTATGAAGCTGTCTTCCACCAAGCCTATCCAGTTTTGTCTATTCTTTCTAAAGAGGTGACATTGGAAAACTTTAACAGGAACTAGATCTAGAACATCTTGCATGTAAACCATGTGCCCTCCTACTGAGCTGTGGCCCTCCTGCCTAAGGAAATCTTGGTTCTCCTAAAGGTGCTTAAGAAGAGgttagcaaaataaaatggaactCATCATGGTCTAGCAGCCTCAGGCAGGTCTCTAAGAGGCAGCACAAAAATGTTCTAAATTAACAAACGTTGAATTACAATACCTGAGAGTCAAAGGCTGGATAACTGCGTCCACTCAGAGAGGCTGTATTCATGTCCACATTATGGTCGTCACTAATGCAGAAATatgcatcatcaccaccaccctgCAAATAATGTTACAAGGTTGTTGAATTGCATTGCAGGACATCCCACCTTTAGCAGCCAGCATAACTAAGACAAACTTATCcaactttggcatggatttaccATTTAATAAAACACAAACCGAAGTTCTTGAATGGAAATTCCTAGACTGCCTTACATACATTAAGTTCATATAAATCCACAATGTAGCTATAATCTCAGATAGTAACAGAATGAAAGATTGTATGTTGTTTGGGAGCATGCAACAAGCATAACCCCAGATCTGAACCAGTACCTTCACCTGTGCAGCATTTTGAAAGTAAGTTTTTTCACTAGTCTCACAGCTAGAAGGCTATGGAAGAATAATAAAAGCTTTGACAGAAGAGTAAAAAAAGTTACTAACCATCCACTGGTCATGAGACAATGCAAATGCAATATAGCCTTCAGCTGGACCACTCATTTCAACCAGCATCATACTATCGTCTTGTTTGAAGGCTAAGAAGAAGCAATCTTTGACTTTAGGATCACAGTCTGAAGGGTTTCTCACACAGAACTTAGTATTGCCACAGTCCGAAGCATTGAACTAGGGAGACAGGAAGTAATGGTAACAGTATCACTGAAGAGGTCACCATCAGAAATCATGCTTTTTTTGTACACCATCCTGTACAATCAAGAGATTTAATGGAAATACATTTCCCATATCCATGAACTGCTACCTAGCAATTATAGTTCATTTTGCTGATGGGTATTAAGCTGCGAGCTTCAAATACTCAACCAGATTCTTGACATCATAACATTACAGGTCTATAATTTTGGATGCGCTACACAATTTCAACCCTGTCCTAGTCAGACACTTAGTCTAATTGTTCAAAATGGTACATTAACAAGAGTATAATTAAAGGCTTTCTGAACCATCTCAAACTAGTCTGCTAAATTACACAAACCCAATAAAAgcttaaaatgattaaaaaggaGGCCCTTATGGGTTTGAAGAATGAGTGGATGACAGaattagattttcagttttgCAGAAGGCCAAGACATTTCAAAGCCAAAACTAATAATCATTCAGTAGGGGGGGAATCAagatcctcccttcctcccccacattcCAAGCAACAGCATCAACCTAAAAGTTATAAATTGCAATGGGACAAAAGTGAACAGGGCTCAAGAAAGCGAGAGATCTGCAGCCATTAGCCAAGGAATCCAAAAGATCGAAAAAGACAATATAGCCCAACCACTGGTGCTTATATTTTGAACTGAACAGCAATCCAGAAGTCAGTTATGAGTTGCACCACCCAGATCATAGTTTGTAGCTGCCCATCTTGAACTACCTTCATCCTaggccctgtgacagagcggcaaacggcaagccccagaaggccatgcgctcctgcggcctcccaaaaatcaggacaatttgtagaactcgcgggacgcgggacaaattgtttaaaggcgtgacggtcccaccaaaagcgggacggctggtcagcctacacaAAGCACAAAATGATCTTGTACCAGCACTCTCTTCCAACTTAATCTACTTCGCATAGTTATAATGATAaaatggaaagaggaagaaacATGTAGACTGTCCTTGGTTCTTTGGTGGAAGGGTGTGATATGAGAAAGAGAGATTCCCAGCATTTAAATTACTGGCTTTTTGCATGCAACCATAACCAGATATCCAAAATATAGTTCTAAAACCAATCCCTTGTGCATATGGATATCCCAGCAGAGTCCAATCATTTTCCAGTACAATCTGGCGTTACATGACTTGGACACAATTCTCTTCATACTGCAGTCCCACTATATGGTAGAAGATTACTAATTTCACAATGGAATCATGACAACACAGCGCTGTCACTTTTACTTACTGGTTTGGTTAAATTAGAAATTGGTGGAGATGTCGGAATAGATTTTGTCGTCATCTTAGGCTGGGAAATTACAGGACCAGGAATTTTTACCCAGTAAATTCTAAATTTTTCTACAACAGTGACACTGAAAACAAGAATAACATGTATTTAATATCTGAACCTTATCCATACAGcaagctctccccacaacactgtACAAAAGTTATTTGTTcgaaacatttctatgctgccttgcCACCAAACAGGGTTGTCAAGAcagtgaacatcaaaacatttgaaCATATTCATTTCAACGGTATTGTATATAAAGTACAgacaaaataattcaataaaacatataaacagaCAACACACAACACCAAACAAAGCCAAaaagcagcaggggtggggggcatgttACATATCAGATAGTCATGTCCGTTCATTACACATTTCAAGCATAAATAACCTTCTCAAAGGCTTGACATGGTTAGATAAACATACTGGGGAGGATACTACATCCGACCCAAATGACATTATGGggactttcacacatgcagaataatgcactttcaatccactttcaatgcaatttgcagctggtctttactgtgtgaaattgcaaaatccacttgcaaacaattgttaaaatggattgaaagtgcattattctgcatgtgcgaaagtatTTATGAGATCTGCCCCGCAGTGAGcctatattttttttcctgttagatTTTCGGTTGCGCACATGTTCTCCCTCTCTCAAACTCACCACACCGTAGACAAGACACACCCTGCGGTCTGCAAAAGCAGGTAAAGTGCGACTTTTCCCTTGCCTGTGCAGCAAAAGCAAAGCAGACCAGGGTGCGTCTACCTTCCTtcgggttttctgggttttctgctcttccctgccttcctctgcccacacaggagcagttccacccactccTTGGTCATTATTTCTGGGAGATCAATGGGTCTTctataattttttgttttttacacagGTGTGACAGACTGTTAGAATGCACTTTTtgcaaaaaggggtgggggggaagccagCAAACAAACTCCCAACCCAGAAACGGGGCAGGCAAAATTGCATCTGGGCTCAGAGGAATCAGCAGAACACTTCCTCACGTGTAAACCAAGAAATGCAGGAAGACCACACTGCAGAGCAAACTGCATCGAGGTAAGTATTGCAAGCACTAAGAGCCTAGGTTTGTTTGAATGCCGTGTTTAGAATGGCCTGTGTTCAGAAAGAACGGAGATTTTCATTTGCAGTTCTGGGAGATTCAAAGAGTTTAGTTGGACATGTTTTGATATTTCTCATTTCAGTAGTAGAAAATCACATTCAAGCATCCAGAATTTACTGCTATTGAGACTTCTGGCTGAAAAAATATCTGAACACGCCCTTAGTATGAAAAGTACCACATAGCATAACACTAAGTTGGTTACGTTCGTTGTTCGTCCAGTTTGCCAAGTCAGTAGCATTAATCAACTCTGATTTGTCTCTTCTCACAATGCACTCCCCACAAAACAACTGCAGAAATAATCTTGTAGGGTGCGGGGAGGGAGGTTACATGTTACCCACCTTGAATGTCCacataaagaacaaaaatagttcCAACATTTGAAACAATTTCATGAAAATGAAGAGAATAGAGAGATACAGATGTTGATAGAAGCCAAGCATGCTTTAAGTACAACCAGTTTTTGTCAACTTTATGTTCATTCCTTTACTTGAAGAGAGAGTGAGAAGTATTAGAACAAAGGAACACCAGATTCAGAACAGAAAGAATGTaaggtttgggagggggaaattaattctaatattttgaaaatgaaggTCTCAATAACAACAAGCACATACACAAGAATTCAATGAATGGCTGAATATACTTACAGAAACTGTACTGTTTCCGGTGCATCTCTAGGAGCAATCCAATAGGCATCTATATGGGTTTTCTTAGATTTACTTGTATGACTAACAGCTGAATTCTGCAATACAGAAGTCCTAGTTCAGAATTGAACCTCCCATTCCAGAAGTCCTAGTTCAGAATTGAACCTCCCATTGAGTTTGGGCCCAGAAAAGTCTACAAAAAGCCTCAGAGTACTCAGCTTATTTGCTTGTTGACATCACCAATCACAGAAAGGCTTTTCATAACGTTACCCTAACCCTAATTACCCCCAGTGCTTTTCTGAGGCAGACAGGCAATGGCTCACCCAAGATCATCAAGCATTCAGCACAACTGAGCAAAATCTGAATCTTGTTTTCCCAGACCCTCATTCACTGGACCATCACTGCAGGGCTATTGATTTCACCCAAGCATGTTTCAGATGGCTGAAACATGGTTCTTTTGCATACCGCTTTGTAACAAACAATACCACATTGTGCTTTCCTGGCCCTCTCAGAAAACAGTGCAGCAAAGACTTTAAAAGAAACCCTTCCTAAATATTATGGTGCTAAACTGAAATGGACTCTgcattcctgaaaaaaaaaatttaattgggGGTAACTAAGCACAGAACTCCCAGAGGACATCTAGCGAAGTTATCAGGCCAGAAAGGGCTGGGtgcaaaccgccccccccccccgggccatgGTACCTACTGGGTATCTTGGGCTATTCACTCTCCCTACCTAAACCGAAACAGACAAGTTGCATATGTGTTACCAAGCTACTCTGAAAAGTATGGGGTAGAACAGGCTCCAGTATATCAGGAAGGGCACATTTGTTCAAATGTGATTTCTATTCTCAATCTGTATTGCTCTTTCCTTGTGTATGCTTTTTAGCCCATTGAAGTCTTGTAAAAGAGGTGACCCTTTGTCTATAGTAGTGTGGACTACTTGGGCTGTAGTGGGGACAAAGATTGGGGTGAGGCTTGTTCATCTAGAGTCCATGAAACTGGACAGCTTGTTTTCATATGAAGTCTTGGTTGGCATCCACTGATATAAAGAACCTTTGCCCAGAAGCCCATGTGAGCTCTCAGCCCTCCTGGTCTGAAGTCAATGTCAGTTATATCTAGTATTGAGTTCAATGTTAGCCACAGTGAGACCCTACGGCCTTCTGTCATTCACATGGAATATAGTGGAAACAACACAAGTTGTGTGCTTCACTTCCCTCTCCCATTTCCACACCTGGAACACTGAAAGTACATTTTGGTTGGACTGCCTAGCAGAGTGACCTCTGTTACAAGTGAATTTATTTCATCATTCAGAGGCAGCTTCTTCTACGACTTCAAGAAAACGTGACTCCAAAACAAGCCTtggaaaaaactaaaaaatacccATCCTATCCCTGGTGCAGCTTATAACACCACGAACAAGGAAAACAATACAGCAGGAGAATGTCCATGGAGAAATTGGCACTAGCAAGCTAGCCACCCGCAATCCATCCACTGATGAAGGGACAACTTTCAGCTCTATCTGAAGTTAATGAACAACCATTTGTCCATTTAAGCTCCATCTGGTTGCACAGCAGGTGGAGTTGTAATTCTTCAACAGGATAAATGTACACACTAGTACTGTCACTTCAGTGTTGATTTCTCAATCCAAATTCCCTCCACAAAATACCCTCAATCAAAATTCCTTCACCTCCCATATCAAGACATGTACACAGAAATATGTGGTGAAATGCCAGCTAGTTGGCCTTCTTCTGCACAAACATTATTCAATAAACACAGCTCCTAACGCCATATGAAAAATGCAGGATTCCTTACCTTCACACGCCCACAGGTGAGGAGCTGAGATTTCCTTCCATCAGCTAGCACAAAAGAGCCGATAGCAGGACCCCTTAAGTTATTGGCACTGCGGGCTTGTAGAAAGAAACCTTCAAATGCAGGCCCTGACAAGCTCactagaaccgggggggggggggagagattattACTCATATTCAATTAAATTGTCAATTAACAGCAAGTTATATGAACATCTTCTAATTTAGATAGAGTATAGATTGGGAAGTCACAGTTGGCCATTCTAAACAAATCAGTGATGTGGAAGACAGTTCAGGAAATTGACAGTGTTTTGAAGCCATAACATTCCATTGGCAGAGCTGTGCCAATCTGCTGCAGCCAAACCAAAGAGACTTATGACACGtcaaagactaacagatttattatgAGGTAAGCTTTCATAAGCCAGAGCCAACTTTGCCTGAGGCAGGAAGCATTACAATCAGTTGGGATATCAAAACTACAGAAAGAAGTGGGAacagaaattatttcaaaaaCACTGAAATCATAGTTTTCCAGGTATGCAACAAAACAGCAGAGAAGAAAGCAAGATCCAGTAAAAGTGGAAATTGACCCATTCAGAGTTGTCCACATCCTACCTAGGATTTTCATGTACCTCCTGGCAACttgcagagagagggagagacttAACAGGCAGCAAAAGGGGCCTAGACATCTGTAGCTGACAATGTGCCAACATCATTTCTGGCAAGCAACAGAAGTGGCATTATCATGGTATCTGGACAAAAACTAggattcttttcctttcctctactAATCAATCTCCCTTCTTAAAACCAGATCTTGCTTCCATTTCTTTGAAATTCAAACCCGGAAAATATTATTTAACAATAGGACAGGGGCTTTCAcaaagtagcagcagcagcaatcagTGGCTTGAAGATCTGACTGCCCACAAGACTACCACTTTTTTTCTGGACATACTTCAATGCCATTAAAAGCAGACTAatacacagaccggaaaacccacaacaaccagctaataCACAGACATTTAGCAGATGGAATTTTCCCTAGTAAAACAGTAGCAATAGTTGCAATTGCTTAAATCTATGATCATTCTTACATTGAAAAATAGCCACATCTCAGTTCAGGCAATTTTTCTTGAAAGCAGTACAGTGCCATTTCATACTGACTTCTAGAAGAGCCCCCAATCCACAGACCAAGGACTGGCACTTAATCTCGAACTACTCCAAAACAAATCACCAGCCAAATATTAGCAAGGGAGCAGCAATGAAGTGGAAGCAACCCCACTTATCAGCAATTACACAAATGTGAGGGATAGTACCTTTCACATGATCACCCGATCTAAACTGTGTCACATTCACTTCAATGATGTGCTTTGGAAACAGTTGTGAAGAACTGCCATGGAGGGGTACCATACTGCTACAGACCTCTTGTACTTTTCCATTGGGGTAACCAGCTGATGGACTAGAAAAGTAGGCAAGTAGGCAGGCAATAAGTCCTATTCCACAAGATTCCATCTATTAAAACAAAAAGTGAACATCCACAAATTTGTTAAAGCATACATAGTTATCTGATGATAGTATACTTGGCAGTTCTCTctaaacattggccctttccacgcagagactttaaaatgttttggggcaggaaataaaatgtttcctccaagaagttctgcattgctttttttcccccaaaaaatttcatttgcagcctcaaaatgttttaaatgcatcctcttttctagtgattcttttggctgaaacattttttaaaaggcttcatttgtgcgctatcctttgaagatgccattATGTGAGTTTACTCCTTCTCTAAAGAAGTCCCGTGTCctgtttttgaagcatttcaAAGCGTTTTTCAGATTTTGGGGGCTTAATAttcacagcatcaactacagaagactcaagGAACTGCAGTATGTAAAGAATGAtgcactgatttgtccacacactgggggaaaaaactgggaaaaacagaaaaaagcagccaggaatcatttcaagggggcaAATGCGAACAAAAGGGAAGGAtcgaaaatgttttacaaatgttttataaatattttaggcGATTTATGTGGGgggaaattgtatttttttcatgGGGCATTCTTCTGCAGTTCACAACATCCTGGAAGAGAGAAACAGACAAGTTATTTGAACTCACTAACTCAAAGTTAGATACTTCACATTCCCAAGTTTCCTTTTCCAGACACCAAGtgtatcctccaaagcagtcattttcttccagGGAATGGATCTCTGCCATTTGAAGGTaaaatgtaattccaggagatctccaggccctaccttgaGACTAGCAACCCTCATGACTATGGATGTAACAAAGGACTCTTACAGGTAAAACTTAATACTGATCCTGTTAAGCCATCAAATGATATTTTCAAGTAACCTCC encodes:
- the FRRS1 gene encoding ferric-chelate reductase 1 is translated as MKMESCGIGLIACLLAYFSSPSAGYPNGKVQEVCSSMVPLHGSSSQLFPKHIIEVNVTQFRSGDHVKVSLSGPAFEGFFLQARSANNLRGPAIGSFVLADGRKSQLLTCGRVKNSAVSHTSKSKKTHIDAYWIAPRDAPETVQFLVTVVEKFRIYWVKIPGPVISQPKMTTKSIPTSPPISNLTKPFNASDCGNTKFCVRNPSDCDPKVKDCFFLAFKQDDSMMLVEMSGPAEGYIAFALSHDQWMGGGDDAYFCISDDHNVDMNTASLSGRSYPAFDSQNALEEMSWRLADGLIQCSFQRKIHLSAFQGRFNLDADYYIFLADGEVSEDGAIRKHHRQPLMTNRKYNVTGSPEDIGGSRSPFLIKAHGALMFVAWMTTVNIGVIVARFFKPVWSHSLLFGEEIWFQVHRMLMMATVLLTSVSFVLPFVYRGGWSQQASFHPYLGCTVMALALIQPLMAAFRPPPQAPRRQIFNWLHWSTGTTARILAVVTMFMGIDLQALNLPNPWDIYTMIGFVAWHVGLDVLLEIHGYCLIRKVEVLEDDRIQILQSLTSAEAKGHTFKKTVLIIYICGNIAFLVTFLVRIGQV